One window from the genome of Rhinolophus ferrumequinum isolate MPI-CBG mRhiFer1 chromosome 22, mRhiFer1_v1.p, whole genome shotgun sequence encodes:
- the EFNA3 gene encoding ephrin-A3 isoform X3: MAAAPLLLLLLLVPVPLLPLLAQGPGGALGNRHAVYWNSSNQHLRREGYTVQVNVNDYLDIYCPHYNSSGPGGGAEQYVLYMVSRAGYRACNASQGFKRWECNRPHAPHSPIKFSEKFQRYSAFSLGYEFHAGHEYYYISTPTHNLHWKCLRMKVFVCCASTSHSGEKPVPTLPQFTMGPNVKINVLEDFEGENPQVPKLEKSISGTSPKREHLPLAVGIAFFLMTLLAS, encoded by the exons ATGGCGGCGGCTccgctgcttctgctgctgctgctcgtGCCGGtgccgctgctgccgctgctggcCCAGGGGCCCGGGGGGGCGCTGGGAAACCGGCATGCGGTGTACTGGAACAGCTCCAACCAGCA CCTGCGGCGAGAGGGCTACACGGTGCAGGTGAACGTGAACGACTACCTGGACATTTACTGCCCGCACTACAACAGCTCGGGGCCGGGCGGCGGGGCGGAGCAGTACGTGCTGTACATGGTGAGCCGCGCCGGCTACCGCGCCTGCAACGCCAGCCAGGGCTTCAAGCGCTGGGAGTGCAACCGGCCGCACGCGCCCCACAGCCCCATCAAGTTCTCGGAGAAGTTCCAGCGCTACAGCGCCTTCTCGCTGGGCTACGAGTTCCACGCCGGTCACGAGTACTACTACATCT CCACGCCCACCCACAACCTGCACTGGAAGTGTCTGCGGATGAAGGTTTTCGTCTGCTGCGCCTCCA CATCGCACTCCGGGGAGAAGCCGGTCCCCACTCTCCCCCAGTTCACCATGGGCCCCAATGTGAAGATCAACGTGCTGG AAGACTTTGAGGGAGAGAATCCCCAGGTGCCCAAGCTGGAGAAGAGCATCAGCGGGACCAGCCCCAAGCGGGAACACCTGCCCCTGGCGGTGGGCATCGCCTTCTTCCTCATGACGCTCTTGGCCTCCTAG
- the EFNA3 gene encoding ephrin-A3 isoform X1, whose amino-acid sequence MYMHEASIHTCLRAGPVELALGKDWQPQESMQGEAMEGAHLSEGIPPTFTISHHRLNPSAPLVNYRAWMEEIRAWVWESQGPAPFLCLRREGYTVQVNVNDYLDIYCPHYNSSGPGGGAEQYVLYMVSRAGYRACNASQGFKRWECNRPHAPHSPIKFSEKFQRYSAFSLGYEFHAGHEYYYISTPTHNLHWKCLRMKVFVCCASTSHSGEKPVPTLPQFTMGPNVKINVLEDFEGENPQVPKLEKSISGTSPKREHLPLAVGIAFFLMTLLAS is encoded by the exons ATGTATATGCATGAAGCCTCCATACATACGTgtctgagggcagggcctgtcGAACTGGCCTTGGGGAAGGACTGGCAGCCGCAGGAAAGCATGCAGGGAGAGGCGATGGAGGGTGCGCATCTATCAGAAGGGATCCCTCCCACCTTCACCATTTCCCATCACCGCCTCAATCCCTCCGCCCCACTGGTGAATTACAGGGCATGGATGGAGGAAATCCGGGCCTGGGTCTGGGAGTCGCAGGGGCCTGCGCCGTTTCTGTG CCTGCGGCGAGAGGGCTACACGGTGCAGGTGAACGTGAACGACTACCTGGACATTTACTGCCCGCACTACAACAGCTCGGGGCCGGGCGGCGGGGCGGAGCAGTACGTGCTGTACATGGTGAGCCGCGCCGGCTACCGCGCCTGCAACGCCAGCCAGGGCTTCAAGCGCTGGGAGTGCAACCGGCCGCACGCGCCCCACAGCCCCATCAAGTTCTCGGAGAAGTTCCAGCGCTACAGCGCCTTCTCGCTGGGCTACGAGTTCCACGCCGGTCACGAGTACTACTACATCT CCACGCCCACCCACAACCTGCACTGGAAGTGTCTGCGGATGAAGGTTTTCGTCTGCTGCGCCTCCA CATCGCACTCCGGGGAGAAGCCGGTCCCCACTCTCCCCCAGTTCACCATGGGCCCCAATGTGAAGATCAACGTGCTGG AAGACTTTGAGGGAGAGAATCCCCAGGTGCCCAAGCTGGAGAAGAGCATCAGCGGGACCAGCCCCAAGCGGGAACACCTGCCCCTGGCGGTGGGCATCGCCTTCTTCCTCATGACGCTCTTGGCCTCCTAG
- the EFNA3 gene encoding ephrin-A3 isoform X4 has product MAAAPLLLLLLLVPVPLLPLLAQGPGGALGNRHAVYWNSSNQHLRREGYTVQVNVNDYLDIYCPHYNSSGPGGGAEQYVLYMVSRAGYRACNASQGFKRWECNRPHAPHSPIKFSEKFQRYSAFSLGYEFHAGHEYYYISTPTHNLHWKCLRMKVFVCCASKDFEGENPQVPKLEKSISGTSPKREHLPLAVGIAFFLMTLLAS; this is encoded by the exons ATGGCGGCGGCTccgctgcttctgctgctgctgctcgtGCCGGtgccgctgctgccgctgctggcCCAGGGGCCCGGGGGGGCGCTGGGAAACCGGCATGCGGTGTACTGGAACAGCTCCAACCAGCA CCTGCGGCGAGAGGGCTACACGGTGCAGGTGAACGTGAACGACTACCTGGACATTTACTGCCCGCACTACAACAGCTCGGGGCCGGGCGGCGGGGCGGAGCAGTACGTGCTGTACATGGTGAGCCGCGCCGGCTACCGCGCCTGCAACGCCAGCCAGGGCTTCAAGCGCTGGGAGTGCAACCGGCCGCACGCGCCCCACAGCCCCATCAAGTTCTCGGAGAAGTTCCAGCGCTACAGCGCCTTCTCGCTGGGCTACGAGTTCCACGCCGGTCACGAGTACTACTACATCT CCACGCCCACCCACAACCTGCACTGGAAGTGTCTGCGGATGAAGGTTTTCGTCTGCTGCGCCTCCA AAGACTTTGAGGGAGAGAATCCCCAGGTGCCCAAGCTGGAGAAGAGCATCAGCGGGACCAGCCCCAAGCGGGAACACCTGCCCCTGGCGGTGGGCATCGCCTTCTTCCTCATGACGCTCTTGGCCTCCTAG
- the EFNA3 gene encoding ephrin-A3 isoform X2, with the protein MYMHEASIHTCLRAGPVELALGKDWQPQESMQGEAMEGAHLSEGIPPTFTISHHRLNPSAPLVNYRAWMEEIRAWVWESQGPAPFLCLRREGYTVQVNVNDYLDIYCPHYNSSGPGGGAEQYVLYMVSRAGYRACNASQGFKRWECNRPHAPHSPIKFSEKFQRYSAFSLGYEFHAGHEYYYISTPTHNLHWKCLRMKVFVCCASKDFEGENPQVPKLEKSISGTSPKREHLPLAVGIAFFLMTLLAS; encoded by the exons ATGTATATGCATGAAGCCTCCATACATACGTgtctgagggcagggcctgtcGAACTGGCCTTGGGGAAGGACTGGCAGCCGCAGGAAAGCATGCAGGGAGAGGCGATGGAGGGTGCGCATCTATCAGAAGGGATCCCTCCCACCTTCACCATTTCCCATCACCGCCTCAATCCCTCCGCCCCACTGGTGAATTACAGGGCATGGATGGAGGAAATCCGGGCCTGGGTCTGGGAGTCGCAGGGGCCTGCGCCGTTTCTGTG CCTGCGGCGAGAGGGCTACACGGTGCAGGTGAACGTGAACGACTACCTGGACATTTACTGCCCGCACTACAACAGCTCGGGGCCGGGCGGCGGGGCGGAGCAGTACGTGCTGTACATGGTGAGCCGCGCCGGCTACCGCGCCTGCAACGCCAGCCAGGGCTTCAAGCGCTGGGAGTGCAACCGGCCGCACGCGCCCCACAGCCCCATCAAGTTCTCGGAGAAGTTCCAGCGCTACAGCGCCTTCTCGCTGGGCTACGAGTTCCACGCCGGTCACGAGTACTACTACATCT CCACGCCCACCCACAACCTGCACTGGAAGTGTCTGCGGATGAAGGTTTTCGTCTGCTGCGCCTCCA AAGACTTTGAGGGAGAGAATCCCCAGGTGCCCAAGCTGGAGAAGAGCATCAGCGGGACCAGCCCCAAGCGGGAACACCTGCCCCTGGCGGTGGGCATCGCCTTCTTCCTCATGACGCTCTTGGCCTCCTAG